In the Haloferula helveola genome, one interval contains:
- a CDS encoding basic secretory protein-like protein: protein MYAIHSVLAGLLAGSASMSALEVKSEVGRSGEDGIFQSKGIPSPATNDAATSANFKLLSGMADPNGASLDVLHDGRIPRSEDDPRSNFFFAGGSNGGRILVDLGKVIDVSSIATYSWHPGSRAAQKYQVYVADGSAEGFSAELKEDADPTKAGWEKLGEVDTSGEQPGQHAARLSPAKGKSLGKCRWVLFEVRKNPNAGPFNDTFFSEIDIIDAAGPELVRIERPKKVIRQFGSKHGNFRYTLDVSAAPDLEEWCAEHLIPVMDEWYPKIIEMLPVEGITAAESITFTLRNPADLPQNLRGVPAYASGNSVVFNADFMRRQQTGEAIGAGVHEVVHVVQFGGTREKSARQRGRANRPPSWVTEGVADYIRWFLYEPQSKGAEITRRNFDRANYDGSYRITANFFDWVIRNHEKDLMRKLNVATHDGYSDDLWKEWTGKTVQELNDGWKAYHKKKLGL from the coding sequence ATGTATGCCATCCACTCCGTTCTCGCCGGGCTTCTCGCCGGTTCCGCATCGATGTCCGCTTTGGAAGTCAAATCGGAGGTCGGACGCAGTGGTGAAGACGGCATTTTCCAATCGAAAGGCATCCCTTCTCCCGCGACCAACGACGCGGCGACTTCGGCCAACTTCAAACTGCTGTCAGGGATGGCGGATCCGAACGGAGCATCGCTCGACGTGCTCCACGATGGCCGGATTCCCCGGAGTGAGGACGATCCCCGGAGCAACTTCTTCTTCGCGGGTGGCAGCAATGGAGGCCGGATCCTTGTCGACCTCGGCAAGGTGATCGATGTCTCCTCCATCGCCACCTACTCGTGGCATCCGGGATCGAGGGCTGCGCAAAAGTATCAGGTCTACGTGGCGGACGGTTCGGCCGAAGGATTCTCCGCGGAGCTCAAGGAGGACGCCGATCCGACGAAAGCAGGTTGGGAAAAGCTCGGGGAGGTCGATACCTCGGGCGAACAACCCGGGCAGCACGCCGCCCGGTTGTCGCCTGCCAAGGGCAAGTCACTCGGCAAGTGCCGATGGGTTCTCTTCGAGGTGCGGAAGAACCCGAACGCCGGTCCGTTCAACGACACCTTTTTCAGCGAGATCGACATCATCGACGCTGCGGGTCCTGAGTTGGTGCGCATCGAGCGGCCGAAGAAGGTGATTCGCCAGTTCGGCTCGAAGCATGGGAACTTCCGTTACACCCTCGATGTTTCCGCGGCGCCTGATCTGGAGGAGTGGTGCGCGGAGCATCTGATTCCGGTGATGGACGAGTGGTATCCGAAGATCATCGAAATGCTCCCGGTCGAAGGGATCACCGCCGCCGAGAGCATCACTTTCACCCTCCGGAACCCTGCGGACCTTCCGCAGAATCTGCGCGGAGTCCCGGCTTACGCCAGCGGCAACTCGGTGGTGTTCAATGCCGACTTCATGCGCCGTCAGCAAACCGGCGAGGCCATCGGGGCCGGGGTCCACGAGGTCGTGCATGTGGTCCAGTTCGGCGGAACGCGGGAGAAGAGCGCCCGTCAGCGTGGAAGGGCGAACCGGCCTCCGAGCTGGGTGACCGAAGGCGTCGCCGACTACATCCGCTGGTTCCTCTACGAACCGCAGAGCAAGGGTGCGGAAATCACGCGTCGGAACTTCGATCGCGCCAACTACGATGGAAGTTACCGGATCACGGCGAACTTCTTCGATTGGGTGATCCGCAACCACGAGAAGGACCTGATGCGGAAGCTCAACGTCGCGACCCATGACGGCTACTCCGATGACTTGTGGAAGGAGTGGACCGGGAAGACGGTCCAGGAGCTCAACGACGGCTGGAAGGCCTACCACAAGAAGAAGCTCGGCTTGTGA
- a CDS encoding sigma-70 family RNA polymerase sigma factor — MEDSLDEFVQELTNSQSDLFFFIRALCGDPHAAADIRQAVNVILWRKRAKYRPGSSFKSWAFRIAQLEVKAYMRKSRRQKSTAFDEEFIECLASEMPEVIDELPERRVALTRCLGNLTEKDDELIKHHYWSSSSLDVLARATNRSVGTLKARLFQLRASLRRCIQKQLRHSEA; from the coding sequence ATGGAAGACAGCCTCGACGAATTCGTTCAGGAGCTGACCAACAGCCAGAGCGACCTTTTCTTTTTCATCCGCGCCCTTTGCGGGGATCCGCACGCGGCGGCGGACATCCGTCAGGCGGTCAACGTGATCCTGTGGCGCAAGCGGGCCAAGTACCGGCCGGGATCGAGTTTCAAGAGCTGGGCCTTCCGGATCGCGCAACTGGAGGTGAAGGCCTACATGCGGAAATCGAGGCGCCAGAAGTCGACGGCCTTCGACGAGGAGTTCATCGAATGCCTCGCCTCGGAAATGCCCGAGGTCATCGATGAGTTGCCGGAGCGCCGCGTCGCCCTGACCCGCTGCCTCGGAAACCTGACCGAGAAGGACGACGAACTGATCAAGCACCACTACTGGTCGTCGAGCTCGCTTGATGTACTCGCGCGCGCCACGAACCGCAGCGTCGGCACCCTGAAGGCACGGCTTTTCCAGCTGCGCGCATCGCTCAGGCGTTGTATCCAAAAGCAACTTCGGCACTCGGAAGCATGA
- a CDS encoding LamG-like jellyroll fold domain-containing protein, giving the protein MPLSRLAHRNLIVLLSLLPAVGAVHAQSYGLTARPDVEAYFDGIFPPEAPVIDSEWSTVLAFPNLVFDNPVGLTHVPGTNKLIVWEREGRIWVFDNDPATTTKTLVLDLSSQCQGWDDSGLLGLALHPDFETNRQMWIYYNWRGGTSGASGDLGPIIGNSTTRPPTGTPTRDRLSRFVLDASYQTTLGGEYVVIDQKDQSVWHNGGGMFFHPDNGFLYLTNGDDANPGLNTQRIDRALFSCVIRIDVDQQGGAISHAPTKRPLNEVSPSWPRYYVPNDNPFVGQPDALEEIYAIGLRSPHRMTVDAVTGRIFIGDVGAESREEISVIEPEDPAGLNFQWSRIEGDSGDLTAPYIGTNKRPVIDYSHSAGEGSCVVGGYVYRGSAFPELYGKYIFGDNMSGRIWYLDESTTPATKVLLATLPDGPGPNSGNDYRGLGSFGLDADQELYICRLSSTEGRIYKLERGGPDPGTPLPATLSSTGIFDDLATLTPSDRLVPYDLNTAFWSDHAVKTRFAAVPNGTTVGFTESGEWDFPVGSVLVKHFELPVDDTDPSVTRRLETRFLVQKPDGAVYGGTYKWRADQSDADLLYGSLTESVAIATEPIGPLTGVDVGGPALPGSTTRDGDLITIEAGGTDIWGTTDEFHFAHQQRTGDFDIAVRIESVIQADLYTKTGLMVRESLNADAKHVMALVFPSNAARNNNTGGYEFQYRATAGGNATALYPPQPQPLVAFPNTWLRLKREGDVFTSFSSSDGHTWSEYASTTLSFPPQVYFGLAVTAHTGAASTTAKFHVDSRRQPWYYPSRQDCTTCHNPQAGGVLGPDTRQFNRDLLYPGGTTDNQIRAWAHVGLFHDAPAEASIPTLDKLADHDDGSASLDHRARSYFDANCSYCHRPGGVQALWDARFETPFPSQGIYYGQVVNDLGNPDGRVVVPENLEDSLLFHRVSITGPTQMPPLARNQIDTEGVEMLEAWILSLPTETVLPPSGLVATALSNTEVALSWSDGSDNETGFVIEHSIDGSNFATVGTTGEGVTSFTHTGAEPFLTQYYRVRAVGVYVSSEDSNTASVTPDVGPPAPEIHITGNGVLIQSGIFVTDPANGTDFGSVNVPLGEVTHSFVIENIGNSPLALTGSPTVEIQGDDAAAFTVMNPPTIGLNGGESHVFDIRFSPDTGGTKFATVLIGSDDPDEPLTVFGISGTGIYPALVAWWRFDETSGTIATDSTGNGHDGVLTEPLPSWDPSGFDGGALRFTGVLNQSVTVAADPALNPTAGITISSWVRVLDWNGNRRVLQKGNGDNQYRLLAEGGNLVWDIAGAGRIEVPLPAVNEWFHVAATYDLDHMRIYVDGALMGNVAATAAMPTTGDPIYLGTKTPGSIDGDHLNGWLDDTRLYNRALDEVEIAELAGIGIDDGLLAWWPLDDGSGTTAADATGNGHTGTLTAPLPTWTPGGKFGGALTFDAQVGQSVSVPDAPALNPRNGITVSAWVNADAWDGNNRILQKGAGDNQYRMMAEFGNFAWDIAGVGRIETAQPPAGQWVHVLGTYDGERMKLYYDGTLVADIPAAGLIPVTGDSLVFATKSQNSIVVNRLSGGLDEVRIYGRALNIEEVALLSGQLGTLSLDATDALARKGTADTGLFTVSRTGPTTQPLPVPLSLVFGPGQAEVGTDFTLTPGISGFTIPAGQSSADLMVQGLDRQQVTGNLNVTLSMSGVEGYELGSDSAQVQLQDSPLNQWKIGAFGGIAAAQSGDAGDGSDADGDGLDTLLEAALGANPLIADPSVLPTGELQFVGGQIYLVSSYTRPKPALEGIGYHHETNLDLGPLWQAAEWVEGYPVDNLDGTETVRIRSLAPITAEPQQFLRLRVTRP; this is encoded by the coding sequence ATGCCGCTTTCCCGCCTCGCCCACCGCAACCTGATCGTACTCCTCTCGCTTTTGCCCGCCGTCGGAGCGGTTCATGCGCAAAGTTACGGACTGACCGCCCGGCCTGACGTCGAGGCCTACTTCGACGGGATCTTCCCGCCCGAAGCACCCGTCATCGACTCGGAATGGTCGACCGTCCTCGCCTTCCCCAATCTGGTCTTCGACAACCCGGTCGGCCTGACGCATGTCCCGGGAACCAACAAACTGATCGTGTGGGAACGCGAAGGCCGGATCTGGGTGTTCGACAACGACCCGGCCACGACCACCAAAACGCTGGTTCTCGATCTGTCGTCGCAATGCCAGGGGTGGGACGACTCCGGCCTGCTCGGCCTCGCCTTGCATCCTGACTTCGAAACCAACCGCCAGATGTGGATCTACTACAACTGGCGTGGCGGCACGTCGGGGGCGTCAGGCGATCTCGGACCGATCATCGGCAACTCGACCACCCGTCCTCCCACCGGGACACCGACGCGCGACCGGCTCTCGCGCTTCGTGCTCGACGCCAGCTACCAGACCACGCTTGGCGGCGAGTACGTGGTGATCGATCAGAAGGACCAGTCGGTTTGGCACAATGGAGGAGGCATGTTCTTCCACCCCGACAACGGCTTCCTCTACCTGACCAACGGGGACGACGCGAATCCGGGACTCAACACGCAGCGCATCGACCGCGCGCTTTTCTCGTGCGTGATCCGGATCGACGTCGACCAACAGGGCGGCGCGATCAGCCACGCTCCGACCAAGCGTCCGCTCAACGAGGTCAGCCCGAGTTGGCCACGCTACTACGTCCCCAACGACAACCCTTTCGTCGGACAGCCGGATGCGCTGGAAGAGATCTATGCCATCGGACTGCGCAGCCCGCACCGGATGACGGTCGATGCGGTGACCGGGCGGATCTTCATCGGCGATGTGGGCGCGGAGTCCCGCGAGGAAATCAGCGTGATCGAACCGGAAGACCCCGCGGGCCTGAACTTCCAATGGAGCCGCATCGAAGGCGATTCGGGTGACCTCACCGCACCGTACATCGGCACCAACAAGCGCCCGGTCATCGATTACTCGCACTCCGCCGGCGAAGGCAGCTGCGTGGTGGGCGGTTACGTCTACCGCGGCTCGGCGTTCCCCGAACTCTACGGGAAATACATTTTCGGCGACAACATGAGCGGCCGGATCTGGTACCTCGACGAATCCACGACACCCGCCACCAAGGTCCTGCTGGCGACCCTTCCCGACGGCCCGGGTCCGAACTCGGGGAACGACTACCGCGGTCTCGGGTCATTCGGCCTCGATGCCGATCAGGAGCTCTACATCTGCCGGCTGAGTTCGACCGAAGGACGGATCTACAAGCTGGAGCGAGGCGGCCCCGACCCCGGCACGCCGCTTCCGGCGACCCTCAGCAGCACCGGAATCTTCGATGATCTCGCCACGCTGACCCCCAGCGACCGGCTTGTCCCCTACGACCTCAACACCGCGTTCTGGTCGGACCATGCGGTCAAGACCCGCTTCGCCGCCGTCCCCAACGGGACCACGGTCGGCTTCACCGAAAGCGGCGAATGGGATTTCCCGGTAGGCAGCGTGCTGGTGAAGCATTTCGAGCTGCCGGTGGACGACACCGACCCGTCGGTCACCCGTCGGCTTGAGACCCGCTTTCTCGTCCAGAAACCGGACGGTGCCGTTTACGGAGGGACCTACAAATGGCGCGCCGACCAAAGTGACGCCGACCTTCTCTACGGCTCGCTTACAGAGAGCGTGGCCATCGCGACCGAACCGATCGGGCCGCTCACCGGAGTTGATGTCGGCGGCCCTGCCCTGCCGGGCTCGACGACCCGCGACGGTGACCTGATCACCATCGAGGCGGGGGGCACGGACATCTGGGGCACGACTGACGAGTTCCACTTCGCCCACCAGCAGCGGACTGGCGACTTCGACATCGCGGTGCGCATCGAGTCGGTCATCCAGGCCGATCTATACACCAAGACCGGACTGATGGTTCGCGAATCCCTGAATGCGGATGCGAAACACGTGATGGCACTCGTATTCCCGAGCAACGCGGCGCGTAACAACAACACGGGTGGCTACGAGTTCCAGTACCGCGCGACGGCGGGCGGCAATGCGACCGCGCTCTATCCCCCGCAGCCCCAGCCTCTCGTCGCGTTCCCGAACACGTGGCTGAGGCTCAAACGCGAGGGCGACGTTTTCACTTCCTTCTCCAGCTCGGACGGTCACACGTGGTCGGAATACGCGAGCACCACCCTGTCGTTTCCGCCTCAGGTTTACTTCGGACTGGCGGTCACCGCGCATACCGGCGCCGCATCGACGACCGCCAAGTTCCACGTCGATAGCCGTCGTCAACCTTGGTACTACCCGAGTCGTCAGGATTGCACCACCTGTCACAATCCTCAGGCCGGCGGGGTGCTCGGACCCGATACCCGCCAGTTCAACCGCGACCTGCTGTACCCTGGCGGAACCACCGACAACCAGATCCGCGCATGGGCTCACGTCGGGCTGTTTCACGATGCCCCAGCGGAAGCATCGATCCCGACTCTCGACAAGTTGGCCGATCACGACGACGGCTCGGCGAGTCTCGACCATCGCGCCCGGTCTTACTTCGACGCCAACTGCTCGTACTGCCACCGCCCGGGAGGCGTTCAGGCGCTTTGGGACGCACGCTTCGAAACCCCCTTCCCCTCGCAAGGGATCTACTACGGACAGGTCGTGAACGATTTGGGAAATCCGGACGGACGGGTGGTTGTGCCCGAGAACCTCGAGGACTCGCTCCTTTTCCACCGTGTCAGCATCACCGGCCCGACCCAGATGCCGCCGCTGGCGCGGAACCAGATCGACACCGAAGGCGTCGAGATGCTCGAAGCGTGGATCCTGTCGCTACCGACCGAAACCGTGCTGCCCCCGTCCGGACTTGTCGCCACGGCGCTGTCGAACACCGAGGTCGCCCTGTCGTGGAGCGACGGCTCCGACAACGAAACCGGTTTCGTGATCGAGCATTCCATCGACGGCTCGAACTTCGCGACGGTCGGCACGACCGGCGAGGGCGTGACATCGTTCACCCACACCGGTGCGGAACCCTTCCTCACCCAGTACTACCGGGTGCGGGCCGTCGGGGTTTATGTCAGCTCGGAGGACTCGAATACCGCCTCGGTCACGCCGGACGTCGGCCCGCCCGCTCCCGAGATCCACATCACCGGAAACGGGGTGCTCATCCAAAGTGGTATCTTCGTTACGGATCCGGCCAATGGCACCGACTTCGGCTCGGTCAACGTACCGCTGGGCGAAGTCACCCACTCCTTCGTCATCGAGAACATCGGCAACTCCCCGCTCGCATTGACCGGTTCGCCCACGGTCGAGATCCAGGGCGACGATGCCGCGGCTTTCACGGTGATGAACCCACCCACCATCGGCCTGAACGGTGGCGAGTCGCACGTCTTCGACATCCGCTTCTCACCCGATACCGGCGGAACCAAATTCGCCACCGTCCTGATCGGATCGGACGACCCGGACGAACCGCTGACGGTCTTCGGGATCTCCGGAACCGGCATCTATCCGGCGCTGGTCGCATGGTGGCGATTCGATGAAACCAGCGGGACAATCGCGACCGACAGCACCGGAAACGGCCACGACGGAGTGCTGACCGAGCCGCTGCCGTCATGGGATCCGAGCGGCTTCGACGGTGGCGCCCTGCGATTTACCGGAGTGCTGAACCAGAGTGTCACCGTGGCAGCCGACCCGGCCCTGAATCCGACCGCGGGCATCACGATCAGCTCGTGGGTGCGGGTCCTCGATTGGAACGGCAACCGCCGGGTGCTGCAGAAGGGCAATGGCGACAACCAATACCGCCTCCTTGCGGAAGGCGGCAATCTGGTTTGGGACATCGCGGGCGCAGGCCGGATCGAAGTGCCTTTGCCCGCCGTGAACGAGTGGTTCCACGTGGCGGCGACGTACGACCTCGACCACATGAGGATCTACGTCGATGGCGCCCTGATGGGCAACGTCGCGGCAACCGCCGCCATGCCGACGACCGGTGACCCGATCTACCTCGGCACCAAGACTCCCGGCTCGATCGATGGCGACCACCTCAATGGCTGGCTCGACGACACCCGCCTCTACAACCGGGCGCTCGATGAAGTCGAGATCGCGGAACTCGCGGGCATCGGCATCGACGATGGCCTGCTGGCGTGGTGGCCGCTCGACGACGGCAGTGGAACGACCGCCGCGGACGCCACCGGCAACGGCCACACCGGAACCCTGACCGCGCCCCTTCCGACATGGACGCCGGGCGGCAAGTTCGGCGGAGCGCTGACCTTCGATGCCCAGGTCGGGCAGAGCGTCAGTGTGCCGGACGCTCCGGCACTCAACCCGAGGAACGGTATCACGGTTTCCGCATGGGTGAACGCCGACGCATGGGACGGAAACAACCGGATTCTCCAGAAGGGAGCCGGCGACAACCAGTACCGGATGATGGCCGAGTTCGGCAACTTCGCCTGGGACATCGCGGGCGTAGGCAGGATCGAGACCGCCCAACCGCCCGCCGGGCAGTGGGTCCACGTTCTCGGAACCTACGACGGTGAGCGAATGAAGCTCTACTACGACGGAACGCTCGTGGCAGACATCCCGGCCGCCGGGCTGATCCCGGTGACCGGCGACAGCCTCGTGTTCGCGACCAAGTCGCAGAACTCGATCGTGGTCAACCGCCTGAGCGGCGGTTTGGACGAGGTCCGGATCTACGGCAGGGCCCTGAACATTGAGGAAGTGGCCCTCCTCTCCGGCCAACTCGGAACCCTCTCGCTCGATGCGACCGATGCCTTGGCCCGGAAAGGCACCGCGGACACCGGCCTCTTCACCGTCTCGAGGACCGGCCCGACCACGCAGCCACTTCCCGTTCCCCTGTCGCTCGTTTTCGGACCGGGACAGGCGGAGGTCGGCACGGACTTCACCCTGACGCCCGGCATTTCCGGATTCACCATCCCGGCCGGGCAATCCTCCGCCGACCTCATGGTGCAGGGCCTCGACCGACAGCAGGTCACCGGAAACCTGAACGTCACGCTCTCGATGTCCGGCGTCGAAGGCTACGAGCTCGGCAGTGATTCCGCACAAGTCCAGCTGCAAGACTCGCCGCTGAACCAGTGGAAGATCGGCGCGTTCGGCGGGATCGCGGCAGCCCAGTCCGGGGACGCGGGCGACGGGTCGGACGCCGACGGTGACGGATTGGACACGCTTCTCGAAGCCGCCCTCGGCGCGAACCCGCTGATTGCGGATCCATCGGTCCTGCCCACAGGCGAACTCCAGTTCGTCGGCGGCCAGATCTACCTCGTCTCGAGCTACACCCGGCCGAAACCCGCGCTTGAGGGCATCGGCTACCACCACGAAACCAACCTCGACCTCGGCCCGCTCTGGCAGGCTGCCGAGTGGGTGGAAGGCTACCCGGTCGACAATCTCGACGGCACCGAAACGGTGCGGATCCGTAGCCTCGCGCCGATCACGGCGGAGCCCCAACAATTCCTGCGACTCCGGGTGACCCGGCCCTGA
- a CDS encoding DUF6288 domain-containing protein: protein MSRIFLIGIFACATSVLHAAESYYKEPQLFSTAPSPEKSSYVLGRFGPVGMSIELVQPAFTMKVAGIEEGSPAAATGKLAKGQVIESINGEKLADIDPRIQLARILGKAEASDGLLKFAIRGESEPVVVKVPVLGAYSEGWPLDCPKSDKVVRDFADYLSKPDSDKGFSDIGMLFLLSTGDEKDLAVVREWARGLDPAKAPNYAWFLGYGGPGLCEYYLRTGDKDVLPTIQAWANEAVAGQYNDSWAGRGGVPKVTYGMGHLNAAATGVVTFLLLAKECGAEVPDHALLGALRHFYRYAGRGGNPYGDDRPEVGFVDNGKNGLLAFAMAAAVSLTPEGEESVYADARDIAAMQSFYTTTFMLHGHTGGGIGEIWRSAAMGLMHDRRPKQYRDFMDSRRWHYELSRRFDGSFGILGGAGYDKVDWGGGYGFAYTVPRKKLRIFGAPPTQYSKPYRLPERPWGTAADEEFLSLDPVAFADGTVPDFSGETIAEDSSMPLLRKLHGEGEVSDDMLRRYMHHPDHNIRFVAANKVLGVNSGYIGWRAPGGEMRKELMKEFLASKSVRVRRAMLAAIAETMRREHPEDLLTEDIFGLAIDALKNSDESWFIKDSALQVVGYAPADWVAPQVDLLLPFLKHEEAWLRNGALHALTPVVADPRCYEKVIPAVGELIRTNQRASVTLGMMGAMRAKINEAGPEPQMLAKEVLKETYTGYEGVTTAPGGQDISSTLDAHLEYIAGSLAEVPGGLDVLYEIARERYPNEILPYKDYFLNADPKEFGPKLKAAITPIIMDELIPAYVGKNRKKLEELAASKVQSPFPGGPDDAIDGLSGLYDRAGHDEYNWEMWVNLREAEWSYLTFDPIPSEQVPFDQLITRYREVTLPDGTADWFKPEFDAPGWKTGKSPFGQYNGKLPDPPVSKCSENCVGPICFGATPVNTLWDKEVLLMRGTFDIPPVKEGHRYRVQVNGGDHVGMGGGYAIYINGKLLIEQDSCTGRGGGEKPKGGYITQEFLDDFKGGKVTIAAKSFLRYNDKYKVKPTEKIPQGRISLHLEQMKLPPMGEDLLRKSATVVAMMSSEWQSKLDPESDEQDPDDNLFRWDGKFVANPAVEGEWKVIAEVSEIPEFDPEKKRNARRAPFSSIKLSEGGLTDDPAWLWSGDMLMDLTRYQALRMRVESIGGTEYLFVESGGFSTRNKPEWKSGWYVLAR from the coding sequence ATGTCCCGAATTTTCCTGATCGGGATCTTCGCTTGCGCTACTTCGGTCCTCCATGCCGCCGAGAGCTATTACAAGGAGCCACAGCTCTTCTCGACCGCGCCGAGTCCGGAGAAGTCGTCCTACGTCCTAGGTCGCTTCGGGCCGGTCGGCATGAGCATCGAGCTGGTCCAACCGGCGTTTACGATGAAGGTCGCGGGCATCGAGGAAGGATCACCGGCCGCCGCGACGGGCAAGTTGGCGAAAGGGCAGGTGATCGAGTCGATCAATGGCGAGAAGCTGGCTGACATCGATCCGCGGATCCAACTCGCCCGAATCCTCGGGAAGGCCGAGGCCAGCGACGGGCTTCTGAAGTTTGCAATCCGTGGCGAGTCCGAACCGGTCGTCGTGAAGGTTCCGGTGCTGGGTGCTTACAGCGAGGGCTGGCCCTTGGACTGCCCGAAGTCGGACAAGGTCGTTCGCGACTTCGCCGACTACCTTTCGAAGCCCGACTCGGACAAAGGGTTCTCCGACATCGGGATGCTGTTCCTCCTGTCGACCGGTGATGAGAAGGATCTCGCGGTGGTGCGCGAATGGGCGCGGGGACTGGATCCGGCGAAGGCACCGAACTACGCGTGGTTCCTGGGCTACGGAGGTCCCGGGCTCTGCGAGTATTACCTCCGCACCGGTGACAAGGACGTGCTCCCGACGATCCAGGCGTGGGCAAACGAGGCAGTCGCGGGTCAGTACAACGACTCGTGGGCCGGTCGCGGCGGGGTGCCGAAGGTGACCTACGGCATGGGCCACCTGAATGCGGCGGCGACGGGCGTCGTGACCTTCCTTTTGCTCGCGAAGGAGTGTGGGGCTGAGGTGCCGGATCACGCGCTGCTCGGTGCGCTTCGCCACTTCTACCGATACGCCGGCCGCGGAGGGAACCCGTATGGCGACGATCGCCCGGAGGTCGGCTTTGTCGACAACGGCAAGAACGGCCTGCTGGCATTCGCGATGGCCGCGGCGGTATCCCTGACACCGGAAGGCGAGGAGTCGGTCTATGCGGATGCCCGCGACATCGCGGCGATGCAGAGCTTCTATACCACCACTTTCATGCTGCACGGACACACGGGTGGCGGGATCGGTGAGATCTGGCGGAGTGCGGCGATGGGTCTGATGCACGACAGGCGGCCGAAGCAGTATCGGGACTTCATGGACAGCCGGCGCTGGCACTACGAGCTGTCGCGTCGCTTCGACGGCTCGTTCGGTATCCTTGGCGGTGCCGGCTACGATAAGGTCGACTGGGGTGGTGGCTATGGATTCGCCTACACCGTTCCGCGCAAGAAGCTGCGGATTTTCGGTGCGCCTCCGACCCAATACTCCAAGCCTTACCGCTTGCCGGAGCGTCCGTGGGGAACCGCGGCGGATGAGGAGTTCCTCTCGCTCGACCCGGTTGCGTTCGCCGACGGCACGGTGCCGGATTTTTCGGGTGAAACAATCGCTGAGGATTCGAGCATGCCCCTGCTCCGCAAGCTGCACGGCGAGGGGGAAGTAAGTGACGACATGCTCCGTCGCTACATGCACCACCCCGATCACAACATCCGCTTTGTCGCGGCCAACAAGGTGCTTGGGGTGAACAGCGGCTACATCGGCTGGCGGGCGCCGGGAGGCGAAATGCGGAAGGAACTGATGAAGGAGTTTCTTGCTTCGAAGTCGGTACGGGTGCGTCGCGCGATGCTTGCGGCGATCGCCGAGACGATGCGCAGGGAGCATCCGGAGGATTTGCTGACCGAGGACATCTTCGGCCTTGCGATCGACGCGCTGAAGAACTCCGACGAGTCATGGTTCATCAAGGACTCGGCCTTGCAGGTGGTCGGCTACGCTCCGGCCGACTGGGTGGCGCCTCAGGTTGATCTGCTGCTGCCATTCCTCAAGCACGAGGAGGCGTGGCTGCGGAATGGCGCGCTGCACGCGTTGACGCCGGTGGTCGCGGATCCGCGATGCTATGAGAAGGTCATTCCGGCGGTTGGAGAGCTCATCCGCACCAACCAGCGGGCGTCGGTGACCCTCGGAATGATGGGCGCGATGCGCGCCAAGATCAACGAGGCCGGTCCCGAACCGCAGATGCTCGCAAAGGAAGTACTGAAGGAGACGTACACCGGTTACGAGGGCGTCACGACCGCGCCGGGCGGGCAGGACATTTCTTCGACCCTCGATGCCCACCTCGAGTACATCGCCGGTTCGCTGGCCGAGGTGCCGGGGGGGCTGGATGTGCTCTACGAGATCGCCCGCGAGCGGTATCCGAACGAGATCCTGCCGTACAAGGACTACTTCCTGAATGCGGATCCGAAGGAGTTCGGGCCGAAGCTGAAGGCGGCGATCACGCCGATCATCATGGACGAGCTGATCCCGGCCTACGTCGGGAAGAACCGCAAGAAGCTGGAGGAACTCGCGGCTTCGAAGGTCCAGTCACCCTTCCCGGGCGGACCGGATGACGCGATCGACGGCCTGTCGGGCCTCTACGACCGGGCCGGCCACGATGAGTACAACTGGGAGATGTGGGTCAACCTGCGCGAGGCCGAATGGTCCTATCTGACCTTCGACCCGATCCCCTCCGAGCAGGTGCCGTTCGACCAACTGATCACACGCTACCGGGAGGTGACGCTCCCCGACGGGACCGCCGATTGGTTCAAGCCGGAGTTCGATGCCCCGGGATGGAAGACCGGCAAGTCGCCCTTCGGCCAGTACAACGGCAAGCTTCCCGATCCTCCGGTCTCGAAGTGCAGCGAGAATTGCGTCGGTCCGATCTGCTTCGGGGCAACCCCGGTGAACACGCTGTGGGACAAGGAGGTGCTGCTGATGCGCGGGACCTTCGACATCCCGCCCGTTAAGGAAGGGCATCGCTACCGGGTCCAGGTGAACGGCGGCGACCACGTCGGCATGGGCGGTGGCTATGCGATCTATATTAACGGCAAACTGCTGATCGAGCAGGACAGTTGCACCGGCCGCGGTGGTGGCGAAAAACCGAAGGGCGGCTACATCACCCAAGAGTTTCTCGATGACTTCAAGGGCGGCAAGGTGACCATCGCCGCCAAGAGTTTCCTCCGCTACAACGACAAGTACAAGGTCAAGCCGACCGAGAAGATCCCGCAGGGGCGGATCAGCCTGCACCTTGAGCAAATGAAGTTGCCGCCGATGGGCGAAGACCTGCTGCGCAAGTCGGCCACGGTGGTCGCCATGATGTCATCCGAATGGCAGTCCAAGCTCGATCCGGAGAGCGACGAGCAGGATCCCGACGACAACCTGTTCCGATGGGATGGCAAGTTCGTCGCCAACCCGGCGGTCGAGGGAGAGTGGAAGGTGATCGCGGAAGTCAGCGAGATCCCCGAGTTCGATCCTGAGAAGAAACGCAATGCGCGTCGCGCTCCATTCAGCTCGATCAAGCTGTCGGAGGGTGGTCTGACCGATGATCCCGCATGGCTTTGGTCCGGAGACATGCTGATGGACCTGACCCGTTACCAGGCGCTCCGGATGCGGGTCGAGTCGATCGGGGGCACCGAGTATTTGTTCGTCGAAAGCGGCGGCTTCAGCACCCGCAACAAACCGGAGTGGAAGTCGGGCTGGTATGTGCTGGCAAGGTAG